Genomic window (Gammaproteobacteria bacterium):
CGATGGGCAGCTTCAGCGCCAGCTTGTCCTGGATCTCGCGCAGCCTGCGCGAGCGCTTGTTCATCTGGATGTAGCCGACCACGGCGCCTGCGAGCAGCAGCAGCAGGTAGATGCCCTTCTCCTGCATGAAATTGGAGAGGTTGATGACCATGCGCGTGAAAGCCGGAAGGTCGGCACCGAAGCCCTTGAAGAGGGCCTCGAACTGCGGGATCACGAAGATCAGCAGGATGGTGGTGACGATAATGGCCACGACGATGACCGCCGTTGGATAGAACAGCGCCTTTTTGATCTTCTTCTTGATGATCTCCGTCTTTTCCTTGTAGGTGGCCACCTTGTCGAGCAGGTTGTCCAGCGAACCGGAATGTTCGCCGACCTCGACCAGGTTGCGATAGAGGTCGTCGAAGTACAGCGGATGCTTGGCCAGGCACTCCGCCAGCGAGGTACCGCCCTCGAGGTCCTGCTTGACGGAGAGGATCAGCTTCTGCATCGCAGGGTTGTCATGGCCCGCGCCGACGATCTCGAAGGCCTGCACCAGCGGGATGCCCGCCTGCAGCATGGTGGCGAGCTGGCGGCTGAAGAGGGCGATGTCGCCCGCGGTCACCTTGCCCTTGCCCTTGAACAGGGTGGACTGCTTCCTGATCTTGACCGGGACGACGCCCTGCTTGCGCAATTCGGCGCGCACCGCCACCTCGGTGGCCGCCACGCTCTTGCCGCGTACCCGGTTGCCCCGGCTGTCGGTGCCTTCCCACAGGAAGGCGGCCTGCTTGGTGGCTATGCTCTGTGCCATGACCGCACCATGACCGTTTCTGGCCGATCTCGGGAAACATCGGCCCGTTCACCCAATCTTACGGTCCCGTCGCGCGCCCGCCGGGACCTGTCCCGCAGAAAATCAATCAATCGTAACCCGGTTGATCTCTTCCAGGCTGGTAACCCCGTCCTTGACTTTCTGCAGCGCGGAGCGACGCAGGTCCCAGATTCCATCCTTGCTGGCCTGCTCGGCGATCTCCTGGGCGCTGCCGCCTTCGAGGATGATGCGCGAGATGGATTCGGTGATGGGCATCACCTGATAGATGCCGACCCGGCCCTTGTAGCCGTCCGTGCAGGCCTTGCAGCCCACCGGGCCATAGATGCGCAGCCCGCCGTGCACATCGTGCGTCGTGAAGCCCTCCTGGAGCAGGGCCTCCTCCGGAATATCCTTGATTTCCTT
Coding sequences:
- a CDS encoding type II secretion system F family protein; translation: MAVRAELRKQGVVPVKIRKQSTLFKGKGKVTAGDIALFSRQLATMLQAGIPLVQAFEIVGAGHDNPAMQKLILSVKQDLEGGTSLAECLAKHPLYFDDLYRNLVEVGEHSGSLDNLLDKVATYKEKTEIIKKKIKKALFYPTAVIVVAIIVTTILLIFVIPQFEALFKGFGADLPAFTRMVINLSNFMQEKGIYLLLLLAGAVVGYIQMNKRSRRLREIQDKLALKLPIVGDILTKAAIARFARTLSTMFSAGVPLVEALQSVAGATGNVIFERAVLDMKDEVATGQRLQRAMENTGMFPNMVIQMIAVGEESGSLDSMSAKVADFYEADVDNAVDAMSSLLEPLIMAILGVLVGGLVVAMYLPIFKMGAVV